In the genome of Maribacter forsetii DSM 18668, the window GCGCATTGGTAAAGGTGATTTCAATAAAGTTGTATTATCTAGGAAAATAGAAGTTGATGTAAGAGATAATTACTTTGAAGTGTATCAGCGAATTCTTCAAGTATATAAAAAAGCATTCTGCTACTTTTGGTACCACCCAAAAATTGGAACTTGGATGGGTGCTACCCCAGAAATCTTGATAAAAAGCAATGGTACTCAATTTACTACAATGTCTTTGGCAGGTACACAGAATGCAATAGGTGCTAATGAACCAATTTGGGCGGAGAAAGAATTAGATGAACAGCAATTGGTAACCGATTATATTTTGGATACTTTAAAAGATGAGGTTGTTTCTCTGAATAGTTCTGAACGAGAGTCTGTTAAGGCAGGTCAACTTTGGCATCTTCGTACTGAAATGAAAGGCACCTTTGCACCGAATAAATTTGGTGATATATTAAAAGCACTACACCCAACACCGGCAGTATGCGGTAGCCCGTTAGAAAATGCAAAGAATTTTATTTTAGAAAACGAATTGTATGAACGAAATTTTTACACCGGATTTTTAGGTGAGCTGAATACAAAAACAGAACTGCCAAGAAATAGAAACCGCCGTAACCAAGAGAATAGTGCTTATAGAAGTGTTATGAAAACCTCAGAACTTTTTGTGAATCTACGCTGTATGCAATTGTTCAAAGAGAAAGCTGAGATTTATGTAGGTGGTGGTATTACAACTGATTCTATACCTGAAAAAGAATGGGAAGAAACGGCTTTAAAAAGTAATACCATGTTTAGGGTTCTAGATGGTAAATAGATACTTAAGTTTTGGGTAATGACCTGCTTTGGTCGTATTTTTGAACTACATGAGATATTCCGCTATACCTACCGCACAATCTATTGTTCAACATTGCCAGGCAAAGAATATTTCTAATATCGTAATATCGCCAGGGTCAAGAAATGCACCACTTACCATTGCCTTTGCAGAGAATCCTTTTTTTACTTGTTATAGTATAGTAGATGAGCGTTGTGCCGCTTTTTTTGCATTAGGTATGGCACAACAATTACAAGAGCCCGTTGTAATTTTATGTACGTCTGGTAGTGCATTATTAAATTATTATCCTGCTGTTGCAGAGGCATATTTTAGTAATATTCCTTTAGTGGTTATTTCTGCAGATAGACCAGTTTATAAATTGGGAATAGGAGATGGGCAAACTATAAATCAGCGAAACGTATTTGAAAACCATATTAGGTATTCGGCGAATCTAAAGCAAGATGTCAGTCATGCTACATCAAAGGTCTTACAATATAAACCAGAGTGGATTTCTGATGGAGAGATAAACCAGGTTCAGCAGGAAATTCAGAATTATAATGACGGTGAATTAAATCTCGCTTTAGAAATTGCATTGACCAAGAATAGTCCCGTCCATATAAATCCTCCTTTTGAAGAGCCTTTGTATGACACGCTTTCAGAACCTTCAGTTTCGTCAGAAATTAGTCCGGTTCCTGTTGAGCTTAATGAAATTCCAATATTGGATAGTCATAAGGAGATTTGGAATGCATCACCACGTAAAATGGTTTTGGTTGGCGTTAATACTTCCAACGAAATAAAAGAAAACATATTGGAATTGCTGGCAAATGACCCTAGTGTTATGGTATTGACCGAGACGACATCTAATATTCATCATCCAAATTTCTTCAGTAGTATAGATTCCTTGATTGCTCCTATTGAAATGCAAAAAGATAAAGAGAATCTGTTTGCCACATTGAAACCTGAAGTACTAATTACTTTTGGTGGATTAATTGTTTCTAAAAAGGTGAAGGCTTTTCTAAGAAATTACGAGCCTAACCATCACTGGCATATTGGTGGTCAATTTGCGAACGATACTTTTTTCTGTTTAGAAGAGCATATTAAAGTACCAGTGAATACCTTTTTTGATAAAATGTATGTGGCTTCTGGTTTTGTAGAAAGTGATTTTTTTTCTAGTTGGAATAAAGTAAAACAAGGCTATATTTTAAAACGAGAAGTATATTTAAAACAAATTCCATTTTCAGATTTTTTAGCATTTAATCAAATTTTAAAAGGTGTGCCTAATGATTACATGTTGCAACTGGCAAATAGCTCTACCATACGTTACACTCAATTATTCGATGTAAACCCAACATTAAAAGTGTTTTGTAATAGGGGAACAAGTGGTATTGACGGTAGTACATCTACTGCGGTAGGTGCATCTTTAATACATAGCTCTCCAACACTATTTATAACAGGGGACCTTAGTTTTTTCTATGATAGTAATGCTTTATGGAATAATTACATAAAGGCAAATTTTAGAATAATCGTTATCAATAATAAGGGTGGAGGTATATTTAGAATACTTCCCGGGAAGGATGATACAGATGTATTTGAAACCTATTTTGAGACAAGACATTCACTGACTGCAGATCAGCTTTGTAATATGTTTGGTTTTGATTACAGAACGGCAAAATCATCTGAAGAACTTCAAGAAGTATTGAGTGACTTTTTCAAAGAAACCCTTCGTCCGCAATTACTGGAAATTACTACGCCTACAATAATAAACGATAAAATTTTGATTGATTATTTTCGTTTCATATCTTAGTGGAGTATTAACCATTAATTATAACACATTAACATGAGTAAAAGAGACGATTTAATTGAAAAGTATGCTGCTGACATCAAAGATAAATTTGGTGAGGATGCGGACATGGACTTGCTTAAAAAAGTAACTGTTGGTTTAGGACCATCTATTTACAACATTGATGCTTCTAAAGTATCTGGTAGCGATCAAAAAGAATTGGATACGGTAAAAAATAACTACTTGATCAAAAAATTAGGTCTTGCAGATGATTCTAAATTAGATGATGCTATTGCAACTGTTATGGACAAGTATGGTTCTTCTAATAGAAACAAGCATAGAGCAGTTATCTATTATAAGCTTTGTCAACATTTCAAGAAAGCATCTGTATACGATAAATAGTCAGATGACAAATAAATTAAAGACCGTTGCCTTTTTGGTAACGGTCTTTTTTTTTAGGTTAAGTTTTTAAATATTTAAAATGTAATTTTGCAGCATGATAGAATTAGGACGTATAAACAACCTTGAGATTTTAAGAGACACCAGTGTAGGTCTTTTTTTGGGTGATGAAGAAGGAAATGATGTATTGTTGCCAAATAAATATGTGCCTACAGCATATGAAATAGGGGAAAAAATAAGTGTCTTCTGTTATTTAGATTATGATGAAAGACCCGTTGCAACTACCTTAGAGCCAGACATTATGCTTGGTGAGTTTAGATTGTTGCAAGTAGCAGAGGTCAATGAGTTTGGTGCTTTTATGCAATGGGGTCTTGAAAAGCATCTTTTAGTACCTTTTCGTGAACAAAGGGTTAAGATGAAGGAAGGGCAATGGTATGTGGTGCACTGTTATTTAGATAATCGTTCTGGTAGATTGGTAGCCTCAAATAAGTTAGACAAGTTTTTAAACAATGATACAATTGACCTTAAGGAATGGGAGAAAGTGGATTTAGTGGTTACCAGACAAACCGATTTAGGTTGGGAGGTCATTGTAAATGAAAAACATAAAGGTTTAGTTTATTTTAATGAAGTATTTAAACCAATAAACATTGGTGATGTAATACCTGGTTGTATTAAAACCATAAGAAAGGATAATAAATTAGATATTTCACTACAGCCGTTAGGAGCAAAAGTTTTGGAACCCGCTGCAAAAAAGATATATGAAGTTCTTGTAGAAAGTGGTGGTTTTCTGGGTTTACATGACAAATCTGCGCCAGAAGAAATTAGGGATGTTTTTCAAATGAGTAAAAAGACTTTTAAAAAAGGTCTGGGAACCTTGTATAGAGAACGAAAAATTAAGATAGAATCTGATGGTATTACACTTTCAGATGATTAAGATAAAACTGTAAGAAAATTCTTTAGTATTTGATTTTCAGCAGAATATCTTAAATAAACGTCGAGTTTTTTGTAATACCTTACAATTAATTTTATTTTTGTTGTAAATAAAAAGTTATTAACAATTTTTAGCTTACATTTAAGTTTTAAGCTTAAAAATTACCACTGTATTTATGCCTTTTATAGAAGAGAGTGATTTACTAGAATTACATAAAGACGTTGATAAAGCTCAGATTATTAATGAGCGTTTATTAGATCAAATTAAGTTCAAGAACAAAGAATTAAAGAAGAGTAAGATTCAACGCAATGTTTTTGCTGGAATTACAGGACTTTTTTTAATTGGTGGTTTGGCATTTACCTCATTTACTGCTGGGTTGTCAAGTTCAGGTGGTTTCAATAGAAAAACCTCTAACGATTTGGTGTTAACATCAATTGATAGTGTAGATGCAATAAGAACCCGACTAGAAAACTTAAAAGAACAGAACGAAGAATTAAGTTTGGTAAAGGAGTTTTACTTGGCTAAAGAATTTTTGCAAAAAGAAAAAATATACTCAGTTCAGGTAAAATCCTTTGTAGATAATAATGTCACTTTAGCTTCTGAAGCTTTAACAAATACACTTTTTGTTAAAACAAACCCTTTTTACTCTTACTCTCTTGGTAATTTTGAAACTCTAGAAGAGGCTCAATCTTTTAGAAAGCAATTGGTTGATATTGGTTTTGGAGATGCTTTTGTTGCTTCATACCAAGATGGTAAACGAGTTCAAATAGAAGACCCTTTTTAGTGACTAGAGTTAAAGCTTGGCTCAACGCAGCAAGACTTAGAACGCTTCCATTATCAATTTCAGGCATACTTGTAGGTACTGCAATGGCAGCTTATCATGGTGTTACTAGTACCGGTATTTTTATTTTGGCAATCTTGACTACAATTGGTTTACAAGTGACTTCCAATTTCGCCAATGATTATGGTGACGGAATTAAAGGAACCGATGGTGATGATAGGCTAGGACCAAAACGGGCACTCCAAAGTGGACTCCTGACTGCATCACAATTAAAATCTGGTATTTATATTAGCATGGTAATAAATGCCATTCTCATTGTTTGTTTAATTATAACCGCATTTGGTTTAAAAGATATTATATATCCTACTTTATTTTTACTGTTAGGAGCATTTGCAATTTGGGCAGCTATAAAATATACCGTAGGTAAATCTGCGTACGGTTACAACGGTTTAGGTGATATTTTTGTTTTTTTATTTTTTGGGCTAGTCAGTGTTTTAGGCTCCATGTTTTTATTTCTAAAAGCAATTTCTTTAATGACTGTTCTGCCAGCCGTTTCCATTGGGTTTTTAAGTGTAGGTGTTCTTAATCTCAACAATATGAGAGATATAAAATCTGATGCAGCTGTAGGTAAGAATACTATGGTTGTTAAAATGGGCTTGGCTAATGCAAAAAAGTATCACTATACATTGTTAATTATTTCGTTTTTGTGTCTGTTTTGTTTTTTGCTTACAACAAATGGATCACAGTTACGTTATGTTAGTCTTGTAGGCTACCTTCCGGTTTTTATGCATTTAAGAAAAGTAGCCCAAACTAACAACGAGGCAGAACTTGACCCAGAACTTAAAATCCTGGCATTAAGTACCTTTTTTATAGCCCTGTTGTTTTTTATTAGTTATTATTATTTTTTGTAATTTTGAGTATAACCCACAAACCAATTTAAACCTTGGAACAACCCATTAAAATTCTAATTGTTGAGGATAATGTTATCATCGCCGATGATATGCAATCTATGCTAGAGGAGATAGGATATGAAATAGTTGACAACGTAATTGTTTACGAACAGGCTGTTGAAGTATTAAAAACCCAACAGGTAGATTTAGTTTTAATTGATATCATTTTAGCTTCTGATAAAACAGGTATTGATTTGGGTAAACATATTAGAGAGAATTATGATATTCCTTTCATTTTTGTAACCTCTAATTCTGACCGTGCAACAGTTGAGAATGCTAAAACGGTGAAGCCAAACGGTTACTTGGTTAAGCCTTTTGAACAACAAGACTTATATACTTCTATAGAAATTGCACTATCCAACTTTATTTATGGTAAACAGACAGCTGCCAGCAATGGAAATGCAAATGCTACCAATACAGAAGATGTGGCAATGTCCAATTCAATATTAAAGGACTCCATTTTTGTAAAAAAGCAACACCTGTATTATAGAATACAATTTGGAGATATTCAGTTTATAAAAGCTGATAATGTATATTTAGAAGTAAATACAATTGATAAGAAATTTTTAGTACGTTCTCCATTAAAAGACTATTTAGAGAAATTACCACAGAATAAATTTTATAGAGCACATAAATCTTACATAGTTAATGTAGATCATATTGATGCTATCAATTCTAAAGATATTATGATCAATAATACATTGATTCCGATTTCCAAAGATTTTAAAGAATTTATTATTTCGGCTATGAATTCTTAATCCGAGTAATGAAGTAAAAAAAACACCTTATAAGGGTGTTTTTTTTTGATTTTACCTTAGATGAAATGTATTTATTTATCGTTTAACTGTATCTTTTTATCGGTAAAATTCATTGTTTAGAGGTTTCAATACGTTTCACAACAATTATTGGGGGTTACACAACAATTAATCTTGATAACTATGTGTTATTTATAATTTTGAGATATTAGATATTGTAGGTCTTTTTCTCTAGCATTTGATTTTAATACTAGAATCCACTGCAGTTTTTAAAGAATTATTGAAAAGTACGTAGAACACGCTTTTTGAGCTTTTGGATATTTGATGAAAAATTAATGAAGGCTCACAACAAAAAAATAATAGAATTGGCTATAAGTTTTAAGTTTGATTCTGTTTTTATTGAGATATGAAAAAACAAATTATTTTGAGATTAATGTGCACTTTGTTTTTAAGTGTATTTACGTGCCTTGTTTTTGCACAAGACTATGTTGAAACTCAGAATGAAGATTACTACAAGCAGTTTCAAGATTTAGAGAACGGTGAACTACGTTCTTTTTTCTTTTTTAATACTCCTAATCGCTATAACCAGAATTCTCCTTATGATTGGTTAGATACTGTAAAAGTTTATTTGAACAGTTCTGAAAAAACAAAAGATTCCATCTCTATTCGTAATTACCAACTTATAGAATCTCAAATTTATTATGATTTGGGTAACTACGAGAAGAGTTTAGCTATTGCAAGACCACTTTATGAAGATTTATTAAAGTTAGACGTAGAATCAAAGAAAACGATTCTTGGCATATTAGATAGCAATTATGAAAAGCTAGAGTTGTATGACAAGCAGATAGAGATTAGAAGGATAAAGCGGGAATTGGGGTTTACAGATAACGTTGCGTTTTATGACATATACGCTAGTTTAGGTCAGTATAGGAAGGCTATGCGTGATTACATGACTGAAGAGAAGAAAGTGCTTAGTGATGATGATTACTATGGTCAAGCTATTTATAATAATACTATAGGTAATTATCTAAGATTAGATAAATCTACGGCTACAGCATTAAGTTATTTTAAGAAAGCGGAAGGACTGATTAAGGTCTTTTTGAGCGATGTTACAAACGAACATTCCGATAAGGAAATCGCTGAAGGACGAATTTTAAACGGATTGATTATAGGTAATATTGGAAAAAGTCATGTACAGTTAGGTGAATACGAAAAAGCTATTCCGTTTTTAGAAGAGAGCAGAGAGATTATTAAAAAATACAATAAAAGTAAATTTTCTTCTGATATAATTGAGAATACCTTGGCTCTTGCGGAATGTTATTTAAAGTTAGATGATTATGCTAAAGCTACTGATTATTTAAGCGACGACCTTAATCCTATAAAATCAGATAATATTTTAAAACGTAATCGCATATATGCAGATTATTACTATAAAACAGGAGATTTTAAAAACTCTACGGTATACCTTAAAAAAAATATAAGAATTAGAGATTCTATTGATGCATTGGCATCTAATATCAAAAACCAACAATTGACTTCTGTCGTTGCGCAAGATTTAGAGAATTCTAGAAAAGCGATAGAGCAGCAGAAAGCTCAATTAGAAGAATCTAGAAAAGATATCAAAGCAAGAGATGATAAAATTAGTTTGGTATTCGTATCCTTGATATTTACACTTATTGGTTTTGCAGGTTTAGTATATGCTTACTTAAAGAGTATTAAAAATCAACGTTTAATTGCGGAGCAAAAATTCATCATTGAAAACTCGTTGGTAGAGAAAGATTCTTTATTGAAAGAAATTCACCATAGGGTTAAAAACAACCTACAGATGGTATCTAGTTTGTTAAGTCTACAAACTAAAAATACTAGAAGTAAAGCTGCTATTGCTGCATTAGAAGAAGGTAAGAGTAGGGTGAAAGCAATGGCGTTAATACACCAAAAATTGTATCAAAATGATGATTTGTCTGTTATTGAAATGCAGGGTTATATAGAAAGCTTAATTAATAGTATTCAGTCGGTCTATAAAAAAGGCGGTCATAATATTAATATTACTATTGATGCCGAAGGTGTAGAATTGGATATTGACAGGGCTATTCCATTCGGACTTATATTAAACGAATTGGTTTCGAATTCATTTAAATATGCTTTTCCAAATGATGATAGTAATGGAAAAATATATATTCATTTGCGTAAAATTACGGGTCAAGAAGGTTTCTTTGAATACACTGATAATGGTATAGGTCTACCAGAAGATTCAGATGAAAGAGCAAGTTCTTCTATGGGTATTCGCTTAATGAGTAGATTAGCAAACCAACTACAGACTTCATTGAATACCGATAAAACCCAAGAAGGTGTACGTTTCTGGTTTAACTTTAAATAGGCTTAACGAACTTTACTTTTCATAACTACTTTATGTAAAAGTTTAGGAAAGAATCTTTTGAGATAAATTCCGAATTTCTCTTTTCCACCAATATAGGTTTCAAATCTTTTCTTTTTAATTGCAGAGATAATCTCTTTTGCACACTCATTTACGGGCATACCGTTTTCTGTGGCGTTATCTTCTTTTTGTAAAGCAGAGCCATCACCGGTCAAAGCATTTTTTGCAACGTTTGTTTGTATGAACCCCGGACAAATAATAGAAACATTGATATTGTCTTTTTCGTGTTCCATTCTTAAAGCATCAAAGAAGCCATGTAAGGCATGTTTTGCTCCACAATAACCAGAACGATAGGGCGATGAAAATTTACCCATTAAACTAGTAATAGTTACGAAATGACCGCTTTTTTGTGTTATAAAATTAGGTAGTACATGCTTTGTTAGTTTTATAGTACCCAGATAATTAACATCTATCATTTGTTGGTAGACTTCAAATTTGGTGTCAATAATGAGTGAACGCTGGCTTAGTCCGCCATTATTGACAAGAACATCGATTCTTCCAAACAATGAAAAAGCCTTTTTTGTGATGCTTTCTAAGGATTCAAATTGGGTTAAGTCTAATGAAAGCACAGCAACATTATCTGGAGATTCACACTTGTTTTTTACATCAGACAATGCTTTTTCTCGTCTTGCTGAAATAATAATTTTTGCACCGAGAGCATTGAATTGATATGCCAATGCTTCCCCAATTCCAGAAGATGCTCCTGTTATCCAAATCACCTTATTCTCCATACTTATCTATCCATCGTAATTAAACTCAAAATATAACTAAATTTGAAGGATTATATGAAGGCAATATTTAAAAAGTATCTCTTAAATTTTAAAAACCCCAGTGGAACTTCTAGGGGAATTCTGCGAACTAAAGAAACGTGGTTTCTTTTTTTAGAAGAAGAAGGAAAATGGGGTATTGGTGAATGCGGACTGTTTAGAGGGCTTAGTTTTGATGATGTGCCTGAATATGAACAAAAATGTACTTGGGTTGCGGAGAATATTGAATTAGGAGAAGCTAAATTGATAGAGCAGTTAAGAGATTTTCCTAGTATTCAATTTGGTTTGGAACAGGCATTTTTATCCATACGTTCTAATAATCCGTTTCATCTTTTTGAATCTGCTTTTTTGAATGACCAAAAACCGATTTCTATCAATGGTTTGGTTTGGATGGGCGATAAGGAATTTATGCATCAACAAATAGAAAATAAGCTAAAAGATGGCTTCTCTTGTATTAAAATGAAAATTGGTGCGATAGATTTTGATACGGAGATTGCGTTGCTGAAATCTATTCGAGAACGCTATACAAAAGATGAAATAGAACTTCGCGTTGATGCTAACGGTGCTTTTTCTGCAGAAGAAGCGTTGTCTAAATTAGAAATTTTATCAAAACTTGATTTACATTCTATAGAGCAACCTATTAAACAGGGTCAATGGAAAGAGATGCAAAATCTTTGTGCAGCTACACCTTTGCCAATTGCATTAGATGAGGAATTAATTGGCATTGTAGATGTAACAAAGAAGCAAGAGTTGATACAAACAATACAACCACAATATATTATTTTAAAGCCAAGTTTAGTCGGTGGTTTTTCGGGTAGTAATGAATGGATAGCCAGTGCCGAAAACAATAAAATAAGATGGTGGGTAACAAGTGCATTAGAGAGTAATATTGGTTTAAATGCCATAGCACAGTGGACAGCAACTTTAAATAACAAAATGCCACAAGGTTTGGGAACTGGTGCATTGTTTACAAATAATGTGAAGAGCCCTTTAGAAGTGAAAAAAGGAAGCTTGTTTTACAGCAAGAACAAAGAATGGAATACAAATTTAATTGATGATTTATGTATATAGAACAAGCGTATAAAGGCTTAATTGACAATTGGCGTTATTTAATTGGAATACTCGTAATAATAGGAGTTTGGCAATTTTTAGGCTCATTTCCTTTGTTGGGGGCATTAGCAATGAAAGATGGTGGTATGGCTGCAATGGTAAGTGGTAATATTGGAGAAATGTCAAGAGTCTTGGGTTCCAATACATTTTTATTTTTTATGCTTCTAACCTTTGTATTTGGACTAATTGCGGTTTTTCTGGTCGTAAAATTTTTACACCAACAATCGCTTACGAGTTTGACTACATCGAGACCTAAAATAGATTGGAAAAGAGTTGCTTTTTCTTTCTTCTTGTGGGCGTCAATTTCTGTACTTTTTATTTTTGTAGATATTTACTTTGCACCTGAAGACTATGAATATAACTTTCAATTAGTACCTTTTTTAATTTTAGCGGTTATCGCAATTGCCATGATTCCCTTACAAACAAGTATGGAAGAGTATTTAATGCGAGGTTATATGATGCAAGGGTTGGGCGTTCTTACCAAAAATAGATGGTTTCCGCTTCTGTTCACTTCATTGCTGTTTGGTTTGTTGCATATAATGAATCCTGAAGTTGATAAGTTAGGATACGGTATTTTAGTTTTTTATATAGGTACTGGTCTCTTTTTGGGTATAGTTACCCTTATGGACCAAGGTTTAGAATTGGCGTTGGGTTTTCATGCCGCCAATAATTTAACCGCTGCTCTTTTGGTTACTGCAGATTGGACGGCGTTTAGTGTAGATTCGTTATACAGGGATATTTCAGAACCGGTTCTTGGTTGGGATATGTTAGTGCCAGTGTTTGTAGTATTTCCTATTTTGCTATTAGTCTTTTCAAAAAAATATGGTTGGACAAATTGGAAAGATAAATTAGCTGGAAAAGTTTTGTCTAAAGAAGAGTTTCTTAAGTTAGATAATTAGGCAATGAATAAACATGCTGTTCACCCAAGTTTTTCTATTCATGGTAGAACTATTTCTTTTAATGATTTAACAGAGGTTAGCTATAGCCTAATTAAAGAAGGAGAACAATTTGAAAAGCAGATTGGTGAATTCCTTTTAGATTGGATAGATGAGTCGGTAACCATAACCGTAAAAACCTCCGGTTCTACAGGTACTCCAAAGACCATTCTATTAAAAAAAGAACAAATGATAAATAGCGCTCTGGCAACGGGCTACTATTTTAATTTGAAACCAAAATCTACAGCTTTACTTTGTTTGCCGGCAACATATATTGCTGGTAAAATGATGTTGGTAAGAGCTATGGTCTTAGGGTTGAATATTCAATTTCTGTCACCAAGTTCAAATCCGCTAGTTGGTGTGAAGGATTCTTTCGATTTTGGGGCAATGGTACCTATGCAAGTGGCTAATTCATTGTCTCGATTGTATCAAATTAAAAACTTGATTATTGGTGGGGCTCCTATTTCTACTTCGTTAAGAAAAGAATTAAAAAGCATTTCTAATGATAGTTACGAAACCTATGGTATGACAGAAACCATAACACATATCGCTGTAAAGCCTTTAAATAATGGAGTTGGGGAAAATGTTCCATTTTCAATTTTGCCAGATGTGGAGATTTCAATTGATAATAGAGATTGTTTAGTAATCAATGCTCCAAAAGTTTCAGAGGAAACAGTTGTGACAAATGATGTTGTGGAGCTGGTTTCTAAAACGGAATTTCATTGGTTAGGTAGATTTGATAATGTCATAAATTCTGGAGGGGTAAAATTACATCCAGAGCATATAGAGAAAATACTTTCCAATCATATAGATGTACCTTTTTTCGTTACTGGAGTTGAAGATGATAAATTAGGGCAGAAAGTTGTTTTGGTAGTTGAAAATTCCGTAGAAAGTGATGTTCAGAAAATTTTAAAAAGTATCTCAGAATTCAAAAAATTTGAGAAACCGAAATCAATTTTGATTTCAAAAGAATTTAAACGAACAGTAAGTGGAAAAGTGCAGCGTACTAAAACGCTTCAACAAATTTTGAGGGCATAATTAATTCTACTATTTTCATCATTAGAAAAACCAAAATCTAATGACCAAACAACTAATTATCCTATTTATTTGTATTCAGGGCTATGTGATGAACGCCCAACAAATCCTCAACGAAAAAGAAAGAGCAACAGTGATTGACGAAATTTTAGATGATCGCTTTAACAATCTACTACCTGAACTAATGGATGCCGCTGACATAGATATGTGGGTGGTTATTTCTAGAGAATATAATGAAGATCCCGTAATTAAGACTATGCTTCCCGCAACGTGGTTGAATGCGCGTAGACGAACTATTTTATTGTTTTATAGAGATAAGGCGAAGAATACTATAGAGAAGCTGGCTGTAGCCCGTTACAATGTTGGTAAGAACATAAAATCTGCCTGGGATAAAGAGAAGGAGCCAAATCAGTGGGTACGTTTAATGCAATTAATAGAGGAAAGAAATCCGAAGAAAATCGGACTTAATTATTCTACAGACCACAATATTGCAGATGGCTTGGTAAAGACAGATTATGAAGAGTTTATGGCTAATCTGCCTAAGAAATATACTTCAAAAGTGACTTCAGCAGAACAACTAGCTGTTCGTTGGATTGAAACAAGGTCTGAGCGAGAAATGATTATTTATAACCAATTAGTAGATATTACACATGATATTATCGCTGAAGCATTTTCTGAGAAAGTTATTACTCCGGGCGTAACGACTACTTCAGATGTGGTGTGGTGGATGAGACAAAAAGTTACGGATTTAGGATTGGAAACTTGGTTTCATCCAACCGTGGACGTTCAAAGAAGTGAGAAGGGTAAAAAAAGCGAATTCTATTCTTTTGCAAATAAGCCTGATGATATGGTAATTCTACCGGGAGATTTAGTGCATTGCGATTTTGGTATTACTTATTTGCGTTTAAATA includes:
- a CDS encoding chorismate-binding protein; translation: MMQELFHRAENCLKEQLPFVLYSKPNESELVGVFQNNDDVHKVMDFTETGFVFAPFDVNSDAILMKMDAVEKVPFNLNDEFQVSEKNIPESEATEKGRYLNLISKAIERIGKGDFNKVVLSRKIEVDVRDNYFEVYQRILQVYKKAFCYFWYHPKIGTWMGATPEILIKSNGTQFTTMSLAGTQNAIGANEPIWAEKELDEQQLVTDYILDTLKDEVVSLNSSERESVKAGQLWHLRTEMKGTFAPNKFGDILKALHPTPAVCGSPLENAKNFILENELYERNFYTGFLGELNTKTELPRNRNRRNQENSAYRSVMKTSELFVNLRCMQLFKEKAEIYVGGGITTDSIPEKEWEETALKSNTMFRVLDGK
- the menD gene encoding 2-succinyl-5-enolpyruvyl-6-hydroxy-3-cyclohexene-1-carboxylic-acid synthase; amino-acid sequence: MRYSAIPTAQSIVQHCQAKNISNIVISPGSRNAPLTIAFAENPFFTCYSIVDERCAAFFALGMAQQLQEPVVILCTSGSALLNYYPAVAEAYFSNIPLVVISADRPVYKLGIGDGQTINQRNVFENHIRYSANLKQDVSHATSKVLQYKPEWISDGEINQVQQEIQNYNDGELNLALEIALTKNSPVHINPPFEEPLYDTLSEPSVSSEISPVPVELNEIPILDSHKEIWNASPRKMVLVGVNTSNEIKENILELLANDPSVMVLTETTSNIHHPNFFSSIDSLIAPIEMQKDKENLFATLKPEVLITFGGLIVSKKVKAFLRNYEPNHHWHIGGQFANDTFFCLEEHIKVPVNTFFDKMYVASGFVESDFFSSWNKVKQGYILKREVYLKQIPFSDFLAFNQILKGVPNDYMLQLANSSTIRYTQLFDVNPTLKVFCNRGTSGIDGSTSTAVGASLIHSSPTLFITGDLSFFYDSNALWNNYIKANFRIIVINNKGGGIFRILPGKDDTDVFETYFETRHSLTADQLCNMFGFDYRTAKSSEELQEVLSDFFKETLRPQLLEITTPTIINDKILIDYFRFIS
- a CDS encoding DUF2853 family protein; this encodes MSKRDDLIEKYAADIKDKFGEDADMDLLKKVTVGLGPSIYNIDASKVSGSDQKELDTVKNNYLIKKLGLADDSKLDDAIATVMDKYGSSNRNKHRAVIYYKLCQHFKKASVYDK
- a CDS encoding CvfB family protein, producing MIELGRINNLEILRDTSVGLFLGDEEGNDVLLPNKYVPTAYEIGEKISVFCYLDYDERPVATTLEPDIMLGEFRLLQVAEVNEFGAFMQWGLEKHLLVPFREQRVKMKEGQWYVVHCYLDNRSGRLVASNKLDKFLNNDTIDLKEWEKVDLVVTRQTDLGWEVIVNEKHKGLVYFNEVFKPINIGDVIPGCIKTIRKDNKLDISLQPLGAKVLEPAAKKIYEVLVESGGFLGLHDKSAPEEIRDVFQMSKKTFKKGLGTLYRERKIKIESDGITLSDD
- a CDS encoding SPOR domain-containing protein, with protein sequence MPFIEESDLLELHKDVDKAQIINERLLDQIKFKNKELKKSKIQRNVFAGITGLFLIGGLAFTSFTAGLSSSGGFNRKTSNDLVLTSIDSVDAIRTRLENLKEQNEELSLVKEFYLAKEFLQKEKIYSVQVKSFVDNNVTLASEALTNTLFVKTNPFYSYSLGNFETLEEAQSFRKQLVDIGFGDAFVASYQDGKRVQIEDPF
- the menA gene encoding 1,4-dihydroxy-2-naphthoate octaprenyltransferase, which translates into the protein MTRVKAWLNAARLRTLPLSISGILVGTAMAAYHGVTSTGIFILAILTTIGLQVTSNFANDYGDGIKGTDGDDRLGPKRALQSGLLTASQLKSGIYISMVINAILIVCLIITAFGLKDIIYPTLFLLLGAFAIWAAIKYTVGKSAYGYNGLGDIFVFLFFGLVSVLGSMFLFLKAISLMTVLPAVSIGFLSVGVLNLNNMRDIKSDAAVGKNTMVVKMGLANAKKYHYTLLIISFLCLFCFLLTTNGSQLRYVSLVGYLPVFMHLRKVAQTNNEAELDPELKILALSTFFIALLFFISYYYFL
- a CDS encoding LytR/AlgR family response regulator transcription factor, whose product is MEQPIKILIVEDNVIIADDMQSMLEEIGYEIVDNVIVYEQAVEVLKTQQVDLVLIDIILASDKTGIDLGKHIRENYDIPFIFVTSNSDRATVENAKTVKPNGYLVKPFEQQDLYTSIEIALSNFIYGKQTAASNGNANATNTEDVAMSNSILKDSIFVKKQHLYYRIQFGDIQFIKADNVYLEVNTIDKKFLVRSPLKDYLEKLPQNKFYRAHKSYIVNVDHIDAINSKDIMINNTLIPISKDFKEFIISAMNS